A genomic window from Paenibacillus sp. FSL K6-0276 includes:
- a CDS encoding GntR family transcriptional regulator, producing MFELDVRSRKPIYERLTDKVKEMILHGILQTDEQLPSVRTLSQQLTVNPNTIQKAYRELEREGYIYSLQGKGSFVAPMKKEQNEIKRAEVRDELLRLMAEAVYLGFSAAEIGALYQQVEKQREGGKNND from the coding sequence ATGTTTGAACTGGACGTTCGTAGTCGAAAGCCGATTTATGAGCGGCTGACCGATAAGGTCAAGGAAATGATTCTGCATGGGATTTTGCAGACGGATGAACAACTACCTTCGGTGAGGACGTTATCCCAGCAGCTAACCGTGAATCCCAATACGATTCAGAAAGCTTACAGGGAACTGGAACGCGAAGGGTATATCTATTCACTTCAGGGGAAAGGGAGTTTTGTAGCCCCAATGAAAAAAGAACAGAATGAAATCAAAAGGGCAGAGGTGCGGGACGAACTGCTGCGACTGATGGCAGAAGCGGTATACCTTGGATTCTCGGCAGCTGAGATAGGCGCATTGTATCAACAAGTTGAGAAACAAAGAGAAGGGGGGAAGAACAATGATTGA
- a CDS encoding amino acid ABC transporter substrate-binding protein: protein MKNKAILVLLMIMVITALAGCSASGSKDGKLIIGIDDKFAPMGFRDENNEIVGFDIDYARAAAEKMGKEIIFQPIDWSAKESELNSGRIDMIWNGYTITDERKEKVLFTKPYLENSQVVVVLADSSISKLKDLAGKEVGLQSLSSAADALNENPIKDKIANISEFPDNVLALTDLKTKRLDGVVIDEVVARYYMSKEPHAFKLLDESLAPEQYGIGIKKGNEALLEELQKALDEMNSDGTAEEISTKWFGENKVLK, encoded by the coding sequence ATGAAGAACAAAGCAATTTTAGTCTTATTAATGATTATGGTAATTACTGCATTGGCAGGCTGCTCAGCTTCAGGGAGTAAGGATGGAAAGCTGATCATCGGAATCGATGATAAGTTCGCTCCAATGGGCTTCAGAGATGAGAACAACGAAATCGTTGGTTTTGATATTGATTATGCCAGAGCGGCTGCTGAGAAAATGGGCAAAGAAATCATTTTTCAGCCAATCGACTGGTCAGCAAAGGAGTCAGAACTAAACAGCGGACGCATTGATATGATTTGGAATGGGTACACCATCACGGATGAACGCAAGGAAAAGGTATTATTCACTAAGCCTTATCTTGAGAATAGCCAGGTAGTAGTCGTATTAGCGGATTCATCGATTTCGAAGCTTAAGGATTTGGCTGGTAAAGAGGTAGGGCTCCAAAGTTTATCATCAGCTGCTGATGCCTTGAATGAGAATCCGATTAAAGACAAAATTGCTAATATATCAGAATTTCCAGATAACGTCCTAGCCCTCACAGACTTGAAGACTAAACGCCTGGATGGTGTAGTTATTGATGAAGTTGTGGCTAGATATTATATGTCAAAAGAGCCTCATGCCTTTAAACTGTTAGATGAATCGCTTGCGCCTGAGCAGTACGGGATTGGAATTAAGAAAGGTAATGAGGCACTGCTAGAGGAGCTTCAGAAAGCTCTGGATGAAATGAATAGTGATGGAACGGCTGAGGAGATTTCCACGAAGTGGTTTGGTGAAAATAAGGTACTGAAATAG
- a CDS encoding polysaccharide deacetylase family protein, with protein MFKKKVWLLFIVFFVCTGLVREIDTVNAAGAGSLKLGVNDKLTEIEAVSIKDTYFVPLRDLSLETNLVLTLQGDGINVKGNNGSIKLLNDHATALLPNGKTIALDTFLKNGRTMVPVKMTSHLGFLISFKPVESLLRVHNSGAKLNDAAFVNQHKKALQPNVTTGTTGTKGKVVYLSFDDGPSATTSQLLDILAKYDAKATFFMLGNNMNAHASQVKRLVKEGHAPGLHGMTHVKDKFYASPASALKEMNDDNAILKKLTGQSTTLIRTPYGSKPYLTKPFRDKVLTQGYHLWDWNVDSEDWRYKNDSNSIYNTVMREVHGLKKSSPVILMHDQKATLKVLPRILATLKKEGYEFHIITSDMTPNNFWKDHR; from the coding sequence ATGTTTAAAAAGAAAGTTTGGCTATTATTTATAGTATTTTTCGTATGTACGGGTTTGGTACGAGAGATAGATACAGTGAATGCTGCGGGTGCAGGATCCCTGAAGTTAGGGGTAAACGATAAATTAACTGAAATTGAAGCAGTGTCGATAAAAGATACATATTTTGTTCCACTGCGTGATTTGTCACTGGAAACGAATCTGGTTCTAACTCTTCAGGGTGATGGCATTAATGTTAAGGGAAACAATGGATCCATCAAACTGCTGAATGATCACGCAACTGCTCTTCTCCCTAATGGAAAGACAATTGCATTAGATACATTTTTGAAAAATGGAAGAACGATGGTTCCTGTGAAGATGACCTCTCATCTTGGATTTTTAATTTCGTTTAAGCCAGTTGAATCTTTATTAAGAGTTCATAATTCCGGGGCTAAATTAAACGATGCTGCATTTGTGAATCAACATAAGAAGGCTTTGCAGCCGAATGTAACTACAGGGACGACGGGCACGAAGGGGAAAGTCGTATATCTTAGCTTTGATGATGGTCCATCCGCCACAACCTCTCAATTACTTGATATATTGGCGAAATATGATGCGAAGGCTACCTTCTTCATGTTAGGGAATAACATGAACGCACACGCGTCTCAAGTGAAACGCTTAGTGAAGGAAGGACATGCGCCTGGTTTACACGGTATGACACATGTGAAAGATAAATTTTATGCTTCTCCGGCTTCTGCGTTGAAAGAGATGAATGACGATAATGCGATTCTGAAGAAACTTACTGGTCAAAGTACAACACTGATTCGTACACCTTACGGTAGTAAACCTTATTTAACAAAACCCTTTAGAGATAAAGTACTAACTCAAGGTTATCATCTGTGGGATTGGAACGTTGACTCTGAGGATTGGAGATATAAGAACGATAGTAATTCCATCTATAATACGGTTATGAGAGAGGTTCATGGTCTGAAGAAGAGCAGCCCTGTGATTCTAATGCATGATCAAAAGGCTACACTTAAAGTTCTTCCACGCATCCTAGCGACGCTGAAGAAAGAGGGTTACGAGTTTCATATTATTACTTCAGATATGACACCTAACAATTTTTGGAAGGATCATCGCTAA
- the qoxA gene encoding cytochrome aa3 quinol oxidase subunit II, whose translation MNKKGPLYALFLSLILLLPGCSSIAVLNPKGPAARTLSDTIILSIVMMLGVLAVVYILYVFVLVKYRAKKSNEDYIPPHEEGNKWLEAIWITIPIIIVSFLSVVTVKTTIDVENVAADYKDQKPLVIYASSSNWKWHFSYPEEGIETVNYVNIPVHRAVEFRLYSFGTISSLWIPQLGGQKYAMSDMLTTLHLSADTVGSYVGRNANFNGKGFAHMEFEALAMTDKDYKEWVKDVKETAGPLTEKEFKSLLEMEFVGRKTYTNTHLSFSPPPGNHGDHMSNNGTEMDMDNGSMEHQDNKEIHPAPAPSSETEFNSKPNPELDEESTTHDGH comes from the coding sequence ATGAACAAAAAGGGACCGTTATACGCTTTATTTCTCAGCCTAATTTTACTCTTGCCAGGATGCAGTTCAATCGCTGTTCTGAATCCGAAGGGGCCGGCTGCAAGAACTTTGTCTGACACGATCATCCTCTCCATTGTTATGATGCTCGGTGTTCTAGCAGTTGTCTACATCTTATATGTCTTCGTACTCGTGAAGTACCGCGCTAAGAAAAGTAACGAAGATTATATTCCTCCTCACGAGGAAGGAAACAAATGGTTGGAGGCCATCTGGATTACGATTCCGATTATTATCGTGTCGTTCCTCTCCGTGGTCACCGTCAAAACGACAATTGATGTAGAAAACGTTGCAGCGGACTATAAAGATCAGAAGCCGCTTGTAATCTATGCTTCCTCTTCCAACTGGAAATGGCATTTCAGCTATCCAGAGGAAGGTATTGAAACAGTAAACTACGTTAACATTCCAGTTCACCGCGCTGTAGAGTTCAGATTGTACTCTTTCGGTACGATCTCAAGTCTCTGGATCCCACAATTGGGAGGACAGAAGTACGCGATGAGCGACATGCTTACAACACTACATCTTTCAGCGGATACTGTAGGTTCTTATGTCGGAAGAAATGCGAACTTTAATGGTAAGGGTTTTGCCCACATGGAGTTTGAGGCACTTGCGATGACGGATAAGGACTACAAGGAATGGGTGAAAGACGTTAAAGAAACAGCAGGTCCTCTTACAGAAAAAGAATTCAAGAGCCTTCTGGAAATGGAATTTGTCGGACGTAAAACCTACACCAATACCCACTTATCCTTTAGCCCTCCTCCGGGAAATCACGGTGACCATATGAGTAATAATGGTACAGAGATGGATATGGATAATGGAAGTATGGAACATCAAGATAATAAAGAAATTCACCCGGCTCCTGCACCATCTAGCGAGACGGAATTCAATAGCAAACCTAATCCAGAACTGGATGAAGAGAGCACTACACATGACGGACATTAG
- the qoxB gene encoding cytochrome aa3 quinol oxidase subunit I: MDWDKFKVHGEPLIYGAMASIVLATIGIIVGLTYFKKWGYLWREWLTTVDHKRIGIMYILAALLMLFRGGVDAIMMKLQTAAPDLKFLDAQHYNEVFTTHGLIMILFMAMPFIIGLMNVIVPLQIGARDVAFPRLNAVSFWLFFFGAMLLNISFVIGGSPDAGWSAYFPLASIEFSPTVGNNYYSLALQISGIGTLLTGVNFIVTILKMRAPGMKLMKMPMFTWSVLITNVIIVFAFPVLTVALALMMFDRLFGSQFFTMANGGMDMLWANLFWVWGHPEVYIVVLPAFGIYSEIIATFSKKNLYGYTSMVFSMLIISLLSFLVWAHHFYTMGQGAMVNSFFSITTMAIAVPTGVKIFNWLFTLRKGRITFTTPMLYTLAFIPIFTIGGVTGVMLAMASADYQYHNTMFLVAHFHYVLIPGAVFAVIAGFHYWFPKVFGFRLNERLGKHAFWWIIISFNVSFFPLFILGLKGMTRRQYTYSADTGFGPLSMVSFIGAIGLTIGFVILVYNIYWSTRYEPRDTDGDPWDARTLEWATKSPIPAYNFAVVPTVNTRDAFWTAKQDKVPLYEDKITKIHMPSNTGKPFILGVIFFVAGFSLVFSLWIPAIISGVGILIVLAAMSFDRDHGFYIPAEEVIATEKKLRGETV; this comes from the coding sequence ATGGATTGGGATAAATTCAAGGTCCACGGCGAACCCCTGATTTACGGGGCTATGGCAAGTATTGTTCTGGCTACAATCGGGATTATCGTCGGCCTGACCTATTTTAAAAAATGGGGATATTTATGGCGCGAATGGTTAACTACAGTTGACCACAAACGTATTGGGATTATGTACATCCTTGCTGCACTACTAATGCTTTTCCGCGGCGGCGTTGACGCTATTATGATGAAGCTGCAAACCGCAGCCCCAGACTTGAAATTTCTTGACGCACAGCATTACAACGAGGTATTTACAACACACGGCTTGATTATGATTCTCTTTATGGCCATGCCGTTTATTATCGGTCTGATGAACGTTATCGTTCCGCTACAAATCGGTGCCAGAGACGTTGCCTTCCCACGTCTGAACGCCGTCAGCTTCTGGCTCTTCTTCTTCGGAGCAATGCTGCTAAACATTTCATTTGTTATTGGAGGATCGCCGGATGCTGGTTGGTCCGCGTACTTCCCACTAGCAAGTATAGAGTTCAGCCCAACGGTTGGTAACAACTACTACTCGCTCGCTCTACAAATATCAGGTATCGGTACACTCCTCACAGGCGTTAACTTTATTGTAACGATTCTGAAAATGCGTGCACCAGGCATGAAGTTGATGAAGATGCCAATGTTTACTTGGTCCGTACTGATCACGAACGTAATTATCGTATTCGCTTTCCCAGTGCTTACGGTAGCGCTCGCTTTGATGATGTTCGACCGATTATTCGGATCTCAATTCTTTACGATGGCCAACGGCGGTATGGATATGTTATGGGCCAACCTCTTCTGGGTATGGGGACATCCAGAAGTATATATCGTTGTATTGCCGGCATTCGGTATTTATAGTGAAATTATCGCAACCTTCTCCAAAAAGAACCTGTATGGTTATACATCCATGGTCTTTAGTATGTTGATCATTTCCCTCTTGTCCTTCTTAGTATGGGCTCACCATTTCTATACAATGGGTCAAGGCGCTATGGTTAACAGTTTCTTCTCGATTACAACCATGGCCATTGCCGTACCAACAGGTGTGAAAATATTTAACTGGCTATTCACCTTACGAAAAGGGCGAATAACCTTTACGACACCGATGCTTTACACCCTAGCGTTTATACCGATCTTTACGATTGGTGGGGTTACAGGTGTCATGCTGGCTATGGCCAGTGCCGATTACCAGTACCATAATACAATGTTCCTAGTAGCGCATTTCCACTACGTTCTTATTCCAGGTGCTGTGTTCGCTGTTATCGCAGGTTTCCATTACTGGTTCCCTAAAGTATTCGGCTTCCGACTGAATGAACGCCTTGGTAAACATGCCTTCTGGTGGATCATTATTTCCTTTAACGTATCGTTCTTCCCGCTGTTTATTCTCGGACTTAAAGGTATGACTCGTCGTCAATACACTTATTCTGCGGATACCGGATTTGGTCCGCTAAGTATGGTCTCGTTCATAGGGGCGATTGGTCTTACAATCGGATTTGTAATTCTGGTTTATAACATTTACTGGAGTACACGTTACGAACCAAGAGATACTGATGGAGATCCATGGGATGCACGTACACTGGAGTGGGCAACGAAAAGTCCGATTCCAGCTTACAACTTCGCAGTGGTTCCAACTGTAAACACACGCGATGCCTTCTGGACTGCTAAACAAGATAAAGTACCACTTTATGAAGACAAGATTACTAAGATTCATATGCCTAGCAATACAGGAAAACCATTTATTCTGGGTGTTATCTTCTTCGTTGCAGGATTCTCTCTGGTATTCAGTCTCTGGATTCCAGCCATTATCTCTGGAGTAGGTATCCTCATCGTTCTAGCTGCTATGTCCTTCGATCGGGATCACGGATTCTACATCCCAGCTGAAGAAGTTATTGCTACTGAAAAGAAATTGCGGGGTGAGACAGTATGA
- a CDS encoding amino acid ABC transporter ATP-binding protein has product MNMSSMIEVRDLQKSFGNLDVLKNVSFNIQSGEAVAVIGPSGSGKSTMLRSLVHLEEVTGGSIFIQGKSLVENGKYANGANIREITASMGMVFQHFNLFPHLTVRGNLELAPRMLKRESVKEITARSKDLLSKVGLTEKAEVYPAKLSGGQKQRVAIARALMLNPDILLFDEPTSALDPELTGEVLRVIRQLADENMTMIVVTHEMNFARDVADRVIFMDNGKITESGTPEQIFDNPQQERTRIFLSQE; this is encoded by the coding sequence CTGAATATGAGTAGCATGATAGAAGTAAGGGATTTACAGAAATCCTTTGGCAATTTGGATGTGCTGAAGAATGTTAGTTTTAATATCCAGTCGGGTGAAGCCGTTGCAGTTATCGGGCCTTCCGGTTCGGGAAAGAGTACGATGCTTCGCAGTTTAGTGCATCTAGAAGAAGTTACGGGTGGGAGCATCTTTATCCAAGGCAAGTCGCTTGTGGAGAATGGTAAATACGCTAATGGAGCTAATATTCGTGAGATAACTGCGTCAATGGGAATGGTGTTTCAACACTTTAACCTATTCCCACACCTAACAGTGCGGGGTAACCTCGAGTTAGCTCCAAGGATGTTGAAACGGGAAAGTGTGAAGGAGATTACGGCTAGAAGCAAGGATTTGCTCTCCAAGGTAGGTCTTACTGAGAAAGCGGAGGTGTATCCTGCAAAACTGTCGGGCGGACAGAAGCAGCGGGTTGCCATCGCGAGAGCGTTAATGCTGAATCCAGATATTCTATTGTTCGACGAGCCTACCTCAGCGCTCGATCCTGAACTCACGGGTGAGGTGCTACGTGTTATCAGGCAACTCGCAGATGAGAATATGACGATGATTGTTGTAACTCATGAGATGAACTTCGCTCGTGATGTGGCGGATCGTGTGATTTTCATGGATAACGGTAAGATTACCGAGTCCGGAACACCAGAGCAGATTTTTGACAATCCGCAGCAGGAGCGAACCCGGATTTTTCTTAGTCAAGAGTGA
- a CDS encoding ABC transporter ATP-binding protein, whose amino-acid sequence MIEIRGVSKLFQGEKAVDGISLTVHKGTIYGLLGSNGAGKTTLLKTLAGIYSPDMGTVKVDGERVFEHPQTKQRVIFMPDSPYFFPQSSITQMASFYRSIYPCWNQKRFENLGSVFQLDRNRKLSRFSKGMQRQASFWLSLSCMPDVLIMDEPIDGLDPVMRRQIKNILFQEVAERELTVIISSHNLREIEDLCDHVGIMHAGKMLIEKDLDDLKADTHKIQVAFRDERHETAISAKLQILHQERRGSVNLYIVKGDRERITAAFHVYEPYVFDLLPLTLEEIFIYEMGDAGYDAQPILL is encoded by the coding sequence ATGATTGAGATTCGGGGAGTCAGCAAGTTATTTCAAGGGGAGAAGGCGGTTGACGGTATTTCGTTAACGGTACATAAAGGAACGATTTATGGACTGCTCGGGTCTAATGGCGCAGGTAAAACTACGTTACTGAAGACATTGGCCGGCATTTACTCTCCGGATATGGGGACCGTGAAGGTGGATGGTGAACGAGTATTCGAACACCCGCAGACAAAGCAGAGGGTTATATTTATGCCGGATTCACCTTACTTTTTCCCTCAATCGTCGATTACGCAGATGGCATCTTTCTATCGTTCGATTTATCCGTGCTGGAATCAGAAGCGCTTTGAGAATTTGGGTTCTGTATTTCAATTGGACAGAAACCGTAAGCTCAGTCGTTTCTCAAAAGGGATGCAGCGCCAAGCATCATTCTGGCTAAGCTTGAGCTGTATGCCAGACGTGCTTATTATGGATGAACCCATTGACGGGCTAGATCCGGTGATGCGGCGTCAAATCAAAAACATACTGTTTCAAGAAGTAGCTGAACGAGAACTGACAGTAATAATTTCCTCGCATAATCTTCGAGAAATTGAGGACTTGTGCGATCATGTCGGGATTATGCATGCTGGGAAAATGTTGATAGAGAAGGATTTGGATGATCTTAAGGCAGATACCCATAAGATTCAAGTAGCCTTTCGAGATGAACGGCACGAGACAGCAATATCGGCCAAGCTGCAAATTTTACATCAAGAGCGCCGGGGTAGCGTGAACCTGTACATAGTAAAAGGGGATCGTGAGCGAATTACAGCAGCTTTTCACGTGTATGAGCCGTACGTATTCGATTTACTTCCATTGACGCTAGAGGAAATCTTTATTTATGAAATGGGGGATGCCGGATATGACGCGCAGCCGATACTTCTTTAA
- a CDS encoding 3' terminal RNA ribose 2'-O-methyltransferase Hen1, whose translation MHLIIKATGAGAGMLSHLLAKNPHNLYDRSDKEARVRIVFTAASDEETEAVIYVTPDPIALVKGNAAHNDITQYINDREFVTSSRFCSYIRPALGTALNGKPKEVFLPWVDHKFQLELSFGPVASNLPDHTIEELFHALGYELELERGDAVYSFDLKSRSSVRYIKIRGEQTLQTALRQLFVLIPALDDDKHYFISDDEIEKIKRYGEGWLDSHPLRGLILKRSLRFANLIKQFDGEESTLSSEKVAVTSAEVSAEPKIRLNDLRYAAIAETVEGLAFRSSIVDFGSGEGKLSARLGSVPGVKQIWAVEPSANSQLRAIQRFSKLEDRTGVTVPTPVTGSLFYFDESLRNKDIMILCEVIEHIDEYRLARVMETILTEYCPKVLILTTPNKDYNEVYEMDAEEMRHGDHRFEWGREEFSAWCKRWTSSFDYSVDFKGIGEASDTFGYPTQMAIFSREGTL comes from the coding sequence ATGCATTTAATCATCAAGGCGACGGGGGCAGGGGCGGGAATGTTGTCTCATCTGCTGGCCAAAAATCCGCATAATTTATATGACAGGAGCGACAAAGAAGCCAGAGTACGCATAGTGTTCACTGCCGCTTCAGACGAAGAGACGGAGGCCGTTATCTATGTCACACCAGATCCAATTGCTCTAGTCAAAGGAAATGCTGCTCATAATGACATCACACAATATATTAACGATCGGGAGTTTGTTACGAGCAGCCGCTTCTGCTCCTATATCCGTCCTGCGCTAGGCACAGCACTTAACGGAAAGCCTAAGGAAGTATTTTTGCCTTGGGTGGATCACAAATTTCAATTGGAGTTGTCCTTTGGGCCAGTAGCATCGAACTTACCTGATCATACGATTGAGGAGCTGTTTCATGCGCTTGGTTACGAGCTTGAGCTTGAAAGAGGAGATGCGGTGTATTCTTTTGATTTAAAAAGTCGCAGCTCTGTTCGATACATTAAGATTCGCGGGGAGCAAACTCTACAAACGGCCCTCCGTCAATTGTTCGTTCTGATTCCGGCGCTGGATGATGATAAGCATTATTTTATTAGTGATGATGAGATCGAAAAAATAAAGCGGTACGGTGAAGGCTGGTTGGATAGTCATCCGTTACGTGGGTTAATTCTCAAGCGGTCACTACGATTTGCTAATCTTATTAAGCAATTTGATGGTGAGGAATCGACCCTTTCTTCTGAAAAAGTGGCTGTTACTTCTGCTGAGGTCTCAGCTGAGCCTAAAATTAGATTAAATGATCTGCGTTATGCAGCGATTGCGGAAACGGTAGAAGGGTTGGCCTTCAGGAGTAGTATTGTTGATTTTGGTTCCGGTGAAGGAAAACTTTCGGCAAGACTCGGAAGTGTGCCGGGCGTTAAGCAGATCTGGGCGGTTGAGCCTTCCGCAAACTCACAGCTACGGGCAATACAGCGTTTCTCGAAGCTTGAAGACAGGACGGGAGTTACAGTTCCAACACCAGTTACAGGTTCTTTGTTCTACTTCGATGAATCGCTGCGCAACAAGGATATTATGATTCTGTGTGAGGTTATTGAGCATATCGACGAATATAGGTTGGCTCGAGTGATGGAGACCATTTTGACGGAATATTGTCCTAAGGTATTGATCTTGACTACACCGAACAAGGATTATAACGAGGTGTATGAGATGGATGCGGAAGAAATGCGGCATGGTGATCACCGTTTTGAATGGGGACGAGAGGAGTTCTCCGCTTGGTGTAAACGCTGGACGAGTTCCTTTGATTATTCGGTTGATTTTAAAGGGATTGGCGAAGCTTCGGACACTTTCGGATACCCGACACAGATGGCTATATTTAGTAGGGAGGGGACATTGTAA
- a CDS encoding nucleotidyltransferase domain-containing protein, which translates to MTAVHQSIIQQLRAIESEEQVRILYACESGSRAWGFPSKDSDYDVRFLYIRRPEAYLSIFEHRDVIERPISDMLDINGWDLKKGLNLFRKSNPPLLEWLESSIRYEEKYSIAESIRALSPQSFSPKSCIYHYLNMARGNYRDYLQGSEVKIKKYFYVLRPLLACAWIEKYNEVPPLDFNVLVQDLILEGSELQEAVQNLLSRKISGDELNLGPRLDVINMYMEDRIAHYEKVASAFEQSVGVMDEALDGLFRSALIEVWGETGKWSW; encoded by the coding sequence ATGACAGCAGTCCATCAATCCATCATTCAGCAGCTTCGAGCTATTGAATCTGAAGAACAGGTCCGCATTTTGTATGCGTGTGAATCAGGCAGTCGGGCTTGGGGATTTCCATCCAAGGATAGTGATTATGATGTTAGATTCCTATACATACGGCGCCCTGAGGCGTACTTATCCATTTTTGAGCACAGGGATGTAATAGAGCGACCGATTAGTGACATGCTCGATATAAACGGTTGGGACTTGAAGAAGGGCCTTAATTTATTTCGAAAATCGAACCCACCTCTGCTGGAATGGCTAGAGTCGTCTATCCGCTATGAAGAAAAGTACTCTATAGCCGAAAGTATCCGTGCGCTCTCACCACAAAGCTTTTCGCCTAAATCATGCATTTACCACTATTTGAACATGGCGCGAGGAAATTACCGTGATTATCTGCAAGGCAGCGAGGTCAAGATTAAGAAGTACTTTTATGTATTAAGACCACTCCTTGCGTGCGCCTGGATTGAAAAATATAACGAAGTGCCACCCCTCGATTTTAACGTGCTTGTACAAGATTTGATTCTGGAAGGTTCAGAATTACAGGAGGCCGTGCAGAATCTGTTATCTCGAAAAATTTCCGGTGATGAATTAAATCTGGGGCCGCGCTTGGATGTTATCAATATGTACATGGAGGATCGAATTGCTCATTACGAGAAGGTTGCTTCTGCTTTTGAACAGAGTGTTGGTGTTATGGATGAAGCGTTAGATGGCTTGTTCCGCTCAGCATTAATAGAGGTCTGGGGAGAAACAGGGAAGTGGAGCTGGTAA
- a CDS encoding amino acid ABC transporter permease codes for MNMDYSIKIAGPMLEGARTTVLLFLIVILVSIPLGFLVTLMAKSVFKPLAWIAHSYIYVMRGTPLLLQLLFFCFGLPQIPVIGQYLVMDRFVAASLGFILNYGAYFAEIFRGGMLSIDKGQHEAAKVLGLSKWQTLRKVILAQMFRVALPAVANESISLVKDTALLYAVAVPELLNYAKTAVNRDFTVTPFVVAGVIYLLMTLVLTLFFKALEKRFKFE; via the coding sequence ATGAATATGGATTATAGTATAAAAATTGCAGGACCGATGTTAGAGGGAGCGCGTACGACTGTTTTATTGTTCCTTATTGTTATTTTGGTGTCGATTCCGCTCGGGTTCCTAGTCACTTTGATGGCGAAGAGCGTGTTCAAACCCTTGGCATGGATTGCGCATAGCTATATTTATGTCATGCGGGGAACACCTCTTTTATTGCAATTGTTGTTTTTTTGCTTTGGTTTACCACAGATTCCGGTGATTGGACAATATCTGGTCATGGACCGCTTCGTTGCGGCGAGTCTTGGATTTATTCTTAACTACGGGGCATATTTCGCAGAGATCTTCCGTGGGGGCATGCTCTCCATTGATAAAGGACAGCATGAAGCAGCCAAGGTGCTCGGACTGAGTAAATGGCAGACGCTGCGCAAGGTAATCCTAGCTCAAATGTTTAGGGTAGCTTTGCCAGCTGTGGCAAATGAATCGATTTCACTAGTCAAAGATACGGCTCTACTGTATGCCGTTGCTGTACCGGAGTTACTGAATTATGCTAAAACAGCAGTAAACCGAGACTTTACAGTAACCCCTTTTGTGGTGGCAGGAGTTATCTATTTGTTGATGACGCTGGTACTGACCTTATTCTTCAAAGCACTGGAAAAACGTTTCAAATTTGAGTAG